The following nucleotide sequence is from Gemmatimonadota bacterium.
GGTGGTGATCCCGCGCTCCACCGGGACGTAGCCGGGGAAGATCGTCGTGAGGTTGGGGTTCCCCAGCCGGTACTTCACGATCTCGGCGAGCAGGTCGCGATGGTCGATGGTGACGCAGGTCCTGCCCGTCCTCGAGCTGGGCGCGCTGCAACCCGGGCCACTGCGCCATCACGCGACCGCCGGCAATCCCCTGGCCCATGAAGAAGGCGACGCTGGCCCGCCCGTGGTCGGTCCCCTGCGAGCCGTTCTCGCGCGCATTGCGGCCGAACTCGGAGAAGACGACCACCGTCACGTTGTGGCTGCCGGCCCCTTGCATCACGTCGGCCCAGAAGGCGCCGAGTGAGTTGGAGAAGTCCTGCATCAGGGTGTGCATCGTCCCCGACGTCGGCCCCTGGTTGGCGTGCGTGTCCCATCCGCCGATGTCAGGTGCGCCGCCTCGAGCCCGGCATCGCCCTTGAT
It contains:
- a CDS encoding DUF1501 domain-containing protein, with translation MGPGARLGQGRAAHSEPAQGDRLLAVRSRQRRGLSADRLREGAAGAGGDHQGRCRARGGAPDIGGWDTHANQGPTSGTMHTLMQDFSNSLGAFWADVMQGAGSHNVTVVVFSEFGRNARENGSQGTDHGRASVAFFMGQGIAGGRVMAQWPGLQRAQLEDGQDLRHHRPSRPARRDREVPAGEPQPHDDLPRLRPGGARDHHHGGRRAGQRPPAPPEPAAAGAGRLMHLPDFLSIVCHHAGARAGGLA